A genome region from Mercenaria mercenaria strain notata chromosome 11, MADL_Memer_1, whole genome shotgun sequence includes the following:
- the LOC128545997 gene encoding uncharacterized protein LOC128545997, producing the protein MKKGLSGYLYVQCQNIECGYINCVPHGKTHHMKQKGMPCFAVNTKLGTAMIDSIGDPVRVNNFLSTLNIQPIVNSNLKKMERRAGDVVEKVAQQSAAAAAKDAFTKEMEDVAQVETDEAAKSMEGVIDDLGVATFPDSSPSLR; encoded by the exons ATGAAAAAAGGGCTGAGTGGATACCTGTATGTACAATGCCAGAATATAGAGTGTGGATATATAAACTGTGTTCCCCATGGAAAGACACATCACATGAAACAGAAAGGAATGCCCTGTTTTGCTGTAAATACAAAGCTTGGAACTG ctATGATTGACAGCATTGGTGACCCCGTGCGGGTGAACAATTTCTTGTCAACATTAAACATCCAACCAATTGTTAActctaatttgaaaaaaatggagaGAAGGGCTGGTGATGTTGTAGAAAAAGTTGCCCAACAGTCTGCTGCAGCTGCAGCAAAGGATGCTTTCACGAAAGAGATGGA GGATGTGGCGCAAGTAGAAACCGACGAGGCAGCAAAATCTATGGAAGGTGTAATTGATGACCTGGGCGTTGCTACATTTCCAGATTCATCTCCAAGTTTGAGGTAA